The Hyphomicrobium sp. MC1 genome window below encodes:
- a CDS encoding HlyD family secretion protein: protein MSESQTEQSPAAGEQKSLSHWLRTNQLGPGAKKLAARIGRDTLIVIVLIAAVGGYLAWTEFFSSALPPGIASGNGRIEAVEIDIASKIAGRIKEIYVDEGDFVTAGQVVARMDTAQLEAQRRQAQAQFHRAQIGVDTAKSLVTQRNAEKTAEVAVVAQREAELDAAESKFKRSAELVKTNVVSQQTLDDDRASKEGAVAAVGAAKAQLAASEAAISSAEAQVVDARAAVDAAKAAIDSITADIDDSTLRAPRDGRVQYRVAQLGEVLSAGGRVLNMVDLSDVYMTFFLPTAEAGQVALGAEIRLVLDAAPQYIIPAKATFVADVAQFTPKSVETEEERLKLMFRIKAQIPKALLQKYIRQVKTGLPGVAYVKLDPNAQWPVLAGKLVQ from the coding sequence ATGAGTGAGTCTCAAACCGAGCAGTCCCCGGCGGCCGGCGAGCAGAAATCGTTGAGCCATTGGTTGCGGACAAACCAGCTTGGTCCGGGAGCCAAAAAACTGGCAGCTAGGATCGGCCGTGATACGCTGATCGTCATTGTTTTGATCGCGGCGGTCGGTGGTTATCTCGCCTGGACGGAATTTTTCAGCTCGGCTTTGCCCCCCGGCATCGCCAGCGGAAACGGCCGCATCGAGGCCGTCGAAATCGATATCGCGAGCAAAATAGCAGGGCGAATCAAAGAGATATACGTCGACGAGGGCGACTTTGTGACGGCTGGGCAGGTCGTTGCGCGGATGGACACCGCTCAACTCGAAGCGCAACGGCGACAGGCCCAAGCGCAGTTCCACCGTGCGCAGATCGGGGTCGATACGGCGAAGAGTCTCGTCACCCAACGCAATGCGGAGAAAACGGCGGAGGTTGCAGTCGTCGCGCAGCGGGAGGCCGAACTCGATGCCGCCGAGAGTAAGTTCAAGCGCTCAGCAGAACTCGTCAAGACGAACGTCGTGTCACAGCAGACGCTCGACGACGATCGCGCCTCGAAGGAAGGCGCGGTTGCAGCAGTCGGGGCGGCAAAGGCTCAGCTTGCGGCCTCCGAGGCGGCAATCAGCTCGGCCGAGGCGCAGGTCGTTGACGCGCGTGCGGCCGTCGACGCCGCCAAGGCCGCTATCGACAGCATCACCGCAGACATCGACGACAGCACGTTGCGGGCGCCGAGAGACGGGCGGGTGCAGTATCGCGTCGCGCAGCTTGGCGAGGTTCTGTCGGCGGGGGGGCGGGTGCTCAACATGGTCGACCTCAGCGACGTCTACATGACGTTCTTTCTGCCCACGGCGGAAGCGGGACAAGTGGCGCTGGGCGCGGAGATCCGGCTGGTGCTCGATGCGGCACCTCAATACATCATCCCGGCAAAGGCAACGTTCGTTGCCGACGTTGCGCAGTTCACGCCGAAAAGCGTCGAAACGGAAGAAGAGCGGCTGAAGCTGATGTTCCGGATCAAGGCGCAGATACCCAAGGCGCTGCTTCAGAAGTA